In Acidobacteriota bacterium, the sequence GCCGCCTCGCACAGGAGCCCGTGGAAGGTGTCCATGCTGTCGGTGGACGACAGTCCCGGGTCCATAAAGTTTTCCACTCCGGGTACGTCCCGCTGGCGACCCGAGTGGGATAGCTGCATGATGAATTTGCAGTCGTGCTGGTGAACGGTGCGCCCCACCTCACGCCAGAAGGGGATCTTGTCGTCGTCGTCGATCATTGCGTAGTTGGGGAGGATCCTCCCCCGCAGATGGACCGGCACAAACGACGAGATGATCGCCCCGATCCCGCCGCGGGCGAACTTCTCTTCCCAGTTGATGCGCGCCTGGGTTCCGGAGCCGTTGTAGTTGTCCCAGCGCCCGGAGATGCTGGAGCGGAACAACCGGTTCTTGACGGTCAGGTTGCGAAACTCCAGCGGCTCGAAGATCGGGTCCTGGCTCATGGTGCGAACCCCCTTCCCAAGAATCGTCAGTCTCGATGGCTCGAGGGACTTCGCGGCACGGCTCACGCCGGAACCACGAACTCCGTAGCTGCGCTGCGGCGCAACAGCGGACGAATCGGAACCTCGATCATCACAATCGACGTGGTAAATCCGCGCGGAGTCCGATAGCGCTTCAGATGTTCAGGCGAGAGGCGCTTCAGAAATTCAATTGATATATGTTAAACACTATAGAGTATTGGCTTGCTTGCTGGCAAGTGAGTAGGTCGTGCTCGGAATTCGCCACCTGTCGAAGGCAATGGGTCCTGTTGAGGTCTTGAGCTGAGACCGAGGGGTTTTGCGGGTAGCTGATGGCTGGGCCGTGGGGCCAATTTGGCGAAGACCGGCAGCATTGCGACGCGAGGCGCAACCAGCGGCCACAGCGCACCGTTGAAAGATCGTTGAGGTCAGCTGCCCCGGTGATGGGTTCTGTTTCGCACCCCAGGTGACATACCAAGGGGATGAGGATGGATAGGTTTTGCAGATTTAGGCTAACCTGAGTGGTGGCAATCGATGACGAACCTCTTCGAGATGAGCGCTAGCCAGATCGCGACCGCCATCCGCCAGCGTGTGGTCGGTCCGGTCGAGGTCGTGGCTGCGCACATTGGGCGGATGGAGAAGGTTGATCGTCGCCTCAACGCCGTGGTCACTCCAACCTTTGAGCGCGCGAGAGACGAGGCCCGACGAGCCCAGCGCATGCTCGACGAGCATGGCGAGGACGACCTGCCGCCCCTGTTCGGAGTTCCGATCACGGTCAAAGACTGCTGGCCGGTTGCGGGCGTGCGCACGACCGGCGGTTCTTGGTACCTGCGAGATCACATCGCCGATGAGGACGCTGAACCGGTGCGCCTGCTACGCCGCGCCGGCGCGATCATCCTCGGCAAGACCAACATGCCGGACATGTGCTGGTCGGGAGAGACCCACAACCTGCTGTTTGGCAGGACCCACAACCCGCACCGTCGAGGCTTCACGGCTGGGGGAAGCAGCGGGGGCGAGGGCGCCATCATCGCAGCCGGCGGATCGCCGCTGGGGCTCGGCAGCGACGCGGCGGGCAGCGTGAGAATCCCCTCGGCAGCCAACGGCTGCACGGCCCTGAAGCCGACCGCCGGCCGGATTCCGACCGGAGGCCACTTGCCGCAGTTTCCACCGCAGCTCGACGGCTGGAACACCGCCGGGCCGCTCGCGCGGCGGATTGAGGATCTGACCCTGGCGCTTCGCGTGCTGTCAAAGACACCGGTCCGGGACGTCGGCTCGATTGGGCTCAGCGGGAGATCTTGCACAGTATCGCTCAACCGCTTGCTGCTGCCGGTCCATGGCGAGGTGGTCCGGGCCGTGGATCTCGCCGCGGAGACTCTGCGCGAGGCCGGCATGGAGGTCGTTCCGGCGGACGACCTGTCGCTGAAGGAGCTGGCTTACATCTACGTCGGGCTGATCCGACGGTACGGCCACCCGGCCTTGCGCACGGCGCTCGGAGGCGGTCGCCCCTACCGGCTGTGGCGGGAGGTCGTTCGCAACTTGGCGGGGCGGGGGCGGATTTCGCCCCACGTTCTAGGCTTCGTCTGCTCCCTCGATCTCTTGGGTTTGGCCAGCCAGATGCGGGGTCTCGCCAGCTTCGAACGGCTCGCACACTACCGAAACCAAACTCTCGAGTATCTCGGTAACGGCGGAGTGCTCTTGTGTCCGGTTCTGACCACTCGAGTGCCCAGGCACCACTGGATCTGGACGGTGGCCGTGCGGCCTCCCTACACCACGATGTTCAACGCCATGGGCCTGCCGGCGGCGGTGGTGCCAGTCGGTTCCGACCGACGCGGTCTGCCCCTTGCCGTCCAGGTGGTCGCGGGTCCCGGCGAGGACGAGGTGGCGCTCGCGGTAGCGGCTGAGCTGGAGCGGGCTCACGGAGGCTGGCGCCTGGCAAATTGATAACCGAGGTAGGTGAGGTAGGCGCGGGTCCATTCGAAGAGGACGACGAAGCGGTTGCGGAAGCCGATGAGGAAGAAGATGTGGACCAGCAACCAGGAGAGCCAGG encodes:
- a CDS encoding amidase encodes the protein MTNLFEMSASQIATAIRQRVVGPVEVVAAHIGRMEKVDRRLNAVVTPTFERARDEARRAQRMLDEHGEDDLPPLFGVPITVKDCWPVAGVRTTGGSWYLRDHIADEDAEPVRLLRRAGAIILGKTNMPDMCWSGETHNLLFGRTHNPHRRGFTAGGSSGGEGAIIAAGGSPLGLGSDAAGSVRIPSAANGCTALKPTAGRIPTGGHLPQFPPQLDGWNTAGPLARRIEDLTLALRVLSKTPVRDVGSIGLSGRSCTVSLNRLLLPVHGEVVRAVDLAAETLREAGMEVVPADDLSLKELAYIYVGLIRRYGHPALRTALGGGRPYRLWREVVRNLAGRGRISPHVLGFVCSLDLLGLASQMRGLASFERLAHYRNQTLEYLGNGGVLLCPVLTTRVPRHHWIWTVAVRPPYTTMFNAMGLPAAVVPVGSDRRGLPLAVQVVAGPGEDEVALAVAAELERAHGGWRLAN